Genomic DNA from Candidatus Nitrosopumilus koreensis AR1:
ATTGAAACTATAGTTCCACCAATTCCAACATTAGCAGTTTTCCCAACAGCAGGATTTTTAGCATCTCAACAAGGGATTCCACTAGTTGGAGTAATTCCAATGATAATTCTTGGCGCTATTGGTGCAACCCTAGGAACTTCTTCTATTTACTTAATTGCTCTAAAACTTGGCAGGATAGTTTTACTACGTTATCTAAAGCATTTTAGAATATCTGAAAAAAAATTAATACGTGTTGAAAATTGGTTTGCAAAATATGGGGATAAGGCTGTTTTTCTTGGAAGAATGGTACCTGTTATGCGCGAAATGATTTCAGTTCCTGCAGGTTTACTGAAAATGAAAATACCAAAATTTGTTTTGTATACGTTTGCAGGTTCTTGCATTTGGTCTACTGGCACCATTCTATCTGGATATTACTTTGGAGAAGCAATGGGACTTGCAACAACTCTTACACCATAGTTAATTCTTATATTTTTTAGATGTTCTGATGATCCTTTAACACATCTCAATTCACAAACATAAATGCCAATTATTTTTACTTTAATCGTCTTATGTGGATATTTTAGTTAGAATTTCTATATTTGAAACTTATACTTGTTCTGGATCTCTATCCAAATTCACTCCAATAAATTCAGCCCATTTGGTTAATTTTTCTAAAAAATCATTGTCTTCTTGTGTAAACATGAATCCTAATGGAATTATTACATAAAAGAACTTGCTAATCAATTGTTCATTTTGATATTGAAAAATTAAGAACTGCCTAGTTTTGCATAGTTATGTTAAACTAGACTTCTTTGATTAATGATTTGATACTTGAAATGCTCTCTGCATTAAGCTCAATTTCTTTATGTTCTGCCAGGACATGTTCTGTAACTTTTGTCATTAACTCTGCTTCGGATTCAGCTGATGCTGACCATCCACAATCTTTACCTGCATCTGAACAACTAATGGTTTTTGTCATGAAATTGATAATTTTTAGAGATATTTATCTAATTTTCCAATAAAGAAATATCTAAATCATAACCCTTTGTGGAATAACCATATGGATCTTCCACGAGGAATGAAAGATTTTGAGGCTATTGAAAATTCAAACATTGAACACATTCGAAACCATTTCAAGAAACTATCTAATTTGTATGGATTTTCATTTATGGAACCCTCTGTTTTAGAATCCTTATCAACACTTGAAACCAAGTCTGGTCCTGCAATAAGGGACGAAATTTATTATTTTAAAGATAAAGGGGATCGTGAAGTCGCATTACGTTTTGATTTTACAATGGGTTTGACAAGATATGCTACTGCACAAAAATCAATAAAACTACCAGCAAAATTTTCTGCATTTGGTGGTGTGTTTAGGTATGATGAACCTCAAAAAGGACGATATCGATATTTTCACCAATGGGATGTGGAAATTTATGGTAAGAAAACTCTGGAATCTGAGGCTGAAATTATTGAATTAACATCACGACTTTTTGATTCATTATTGCTTAAAGATATTGTAATTGACATTAATCATCGAAATCTAGTTGAATCTTACATTAACAAAATTTTTGAAACAACTGATTCTGAAAAGATAGCAGATATTTTAAGAGCAATTGACAAGATTGCAAAAAAATCAAAGGATGAAATTCTAACTGAATTTACAAAAAAAGGATATGATACTGCAAAACTTGAAAAAATCATAGAATTCTCTCAAATAAAAGGTACTATTGCTGAAGTGGAAAAAATTTTTGACACAGAACAACTAGAATCGTGGAATGAACTAAAACAACTTTTTGAATCTTTAGAAAATAGAGGGGTTTCAAATGTTAGAATTAATTTTGGTATAGTTCGTGGACTGGATTATTATTCTGGAATAGTTTTTGAAGTATTTGATAAAAATTCAAAACTTGGAGCATTAGCTGGTGGAGGAAGATATGATACTCTGACAAAAGCATTTGGTAGAGATGATATTGGTGCAACTGGTGTAGCAGGTGGGGTAGAACGAATTATTCTTACAATGCAAGAGCAAAAAATAATTCCAGAAGTTTCACAAAATAGAATTGCAGTAGTTTACATAAATGAAGATATGCAAAAAGTTGCTCATTCTATTACATCATTATTAAGACTGAACAATATTCCTGCTGATATTGATTTGGCAGGACGTAATATAAAAAAACAAATGGATAATGCAGGAAATGCAAGATATTCTATTATTGTAGGTCCACAAGAACTTGAAAATGGTAATGTTGTGTTACATGACATGAGAGATGGTAAAGAAGGAACAATTTCTTTAGAAAAACTAACTGAAGACCCTAATTCTGTTCTTAGTTTAGAAAAGCCCTAGTTAACATCATAATCTCAGGACCTGTTGTCAATGATCCTACCACAATGCAATTGTTATTAGCTAAAATTCCTGATGAAACATACGGAATTCCATTATTGATGGAGCTCTGTTCTATTTTTACGCCTAGCAAATTGGAAAATGTTTTCATATCTTCCTCATCTGCTTCAGGATGAATTGCTGCTCCTGAATTATTTGCCACTAATACTACTCCTGTCTGATTAAAACCTGCAATTTTTTTCTGAATTGTCTCAACACCCAAAACATCTGAAATGGTTTGACAGTCTTCTTTTGATAACCATGGTGACACAACTGCTCCCTTGTCATTTGCACAAATCACATTTCCTAATGCAGTTAATTTTGAATCTAATACTCCTATTTCTAAGTCTGTTTCTTTTTTGAGAAAATCATATTCATTTTGATATGCAGTTTTTGGTAGTAAGATTCCTTTGTTGTTCATTACACATAATGCGCCAATTAATCTGGTATTGGCAATAGAAGTGAAAAGATACTCTACTCCAAGATATTTTGATATTTTTTCTGCTTTAGTTTTTGCAAATCCCATTGGAAGTAAAATTATGCTGTCATTAACACTAATGTAAACTCCAATATTTGGACCTCTGTACACATCAAACTTGATAATATCCATATCCACAAAATTGATCGTACAGCGTTATGAACGTAAGGGATCTATTTCTGACTAGAATTATCAAATTACGTTAGTCTAGCTTTAAATAATAACTGAAACAAAATCACATCATGCCAATAGCAGAAAATTTCCCTGAAGGATTAAAACCATTAGGAAAGATTTCAGATAATGATGGACACTTTCACATAATGTGGGGTCCTGGAAGATCTGATGCAGAAGCATTTTCAGACGCTGATGTCAAAGCAGCATATGAAGCAAGAGGAGAAGAACAAGTTCCTCTTGGTGTAAGTGGCACAATGGTTGCAGTTGATTGGGACTCTTGTGTTGCAGATGGAGCATGTATTGAAGCATGTCCTGTACAAGTTTTCCAGTGGTATAGAACTGAAAAAGATATTCCAGCAAAAGATGTAGTTGGTCAGACTTTTGAAGGAACTGGAAGTTCTGTTAAAGATGAAAGAAAAGATATGACTGATAAAGCAGATCCAATTCGAGAACACGATTGTATTTGGTGCATGGCATGTGTTTCTGTTTGTCCACCACAAGCAATCAAAGTAGATCAATCAAATGTTGAAAAACATGAAAATGCTGCAAAAACTCTGTAGAATCTAAAAATATTTTTAAAAATTTTTATTTTTGTTAATTTTTACCGATCTGCCATAGTTTAGTCCCGACTAATTTTATCTAGCTTTAAATAATATTTTGAAATAAAGTACTTTATGCCAATAGATGAGAAATTCGTTGAAAATCTAGAAGTCGTTGGAAAGACAAGCCACAGTGATGGTGAAAATAAACACTTCATTTGGGGTAAAGGCAGAACTGATGGTGAAGCATTTTCTGATGAAAATGTCAAAGCAGCATATGAAGCAAGAGGAGAAGAACAAGTTCCTCTTGGAATTCACGGTACAACTGTAGCAGTTGACTGGGACTCTTGTGTTGCAGCAGGTTCTTGTATGAGTGTCTGTCCTGTTCAAACCTTCCAGTGGTATAGAACTGAAAAAGATATCCCAGCAAAAGATGTTCTTAATGCAACTTTTGATGGAACTGGTTTGACTGAACAAGATGAACGTCTAGATTACACAGATAAATCAATGCCAATCAGAGAACATGATTGTACACAATGTATGGCTTGCCAAGAAGCATGTCCAACACACGCAATCTTGATTGAACCATCTTACCTAGAGTATCACGAAAAAGCTGATGGCTCTTATGTAAAAATGGAATCAGGTTCTAAAAACCCACACGCACACGATTAAAGAAATTTTTTCTTTTTTCTTATTTTTACAAATTTAATTTCATCCTCAACAAATTTTAATGTCTATTATCCACAAGTTTTTGCAGAGGTCGCCTAGCTCGGTAGGGCGCGGGCCTTGAGAGCCTGTGTGCGCAAGCATACGGGGGTTCAAATCCCTCTCTCTGCGTTTTTAACTTTCTATTTTTCCAAGTTCTGCAAGCATTGCAGAGAGTTGAATCTCAGAATTTGACCCAACTAAAATTCTATAATCATATTTTGCAATAATCTCTAGAATGTCTGATAATTTGTCATGTTTTGATTTGAAAACTGCCGAATTGAGATATTTCAAAAAGTCTGATTCTGACATTCCATAAACCTTGATTAATTCGATCATTTTTTCTCTTGCTTCTGGAATTTTTCCAGACAATGCAATTTTTAGAACTTCATCAACATCTGTGGTTTTTGTTAATCCTGCAGATGCCTTTACATTTTCTTCAGAAATAGCGCCCAGACTTGCAGTAGCTTGCATCAGATTAATTGCATGTCTTAGATCTCCTTCTGAATACTCATAAATTGCCTTTAGACCTTTTTTGTCTGCCTTCACTTTTTCTTTTTTAGCGATTTCTTCTAGCCTTTTTATGACATCTTCTTCAGGCACTGATGTAAACTTGAATGTTGCACATCTGCTTTGAATAGGATCAATAATTTTTGAGATGTTATTTGCAATTAGGATAAACCTGCAAATTTTTGCTGTATCTTCTATGATTCTTCTTAATGCTGTTTGAGCATCTGAAGTCATTTCATCTGCTTCATCTAAGATAATGATCTTGAATGGAACATCTGCCATTCCTGCATATCTTGAAAACTTTTTTACTTTTTCTCTGACCATGCCAATTCCTCTCTCATCAGAGGCATTCAATTCTAAAGTGTAGTCTTTTGCAAAATCTCCTAAAATTTGTCTTGAAATACATAGTGCAGTAGTTGTTTTTCCAACTCCAGCTGATCCTGAAAACAACAAGTGAGGCATATCTGTAGGATCTTTGATTAAAGCTTCTAAACTCCCAATAATTTCTGTTTGATTAACTATTTCGGAAAGTTTCATTGGACGATATTTTTCTACCCACATCCCAGTTGCAGTCATATGAGTACATGGAAGCAATTCCCACTAATAAATCCGAATTGGTTATTATCATATCCCCTCGAATTAAAATCAAAATCACTCACAATACTATGTGCGATCAGGCTCAGGTTAATTTAGATCAATTGATCTCACTAAATTGTAAAAAGATTTGATCGATCCGAAACTTGAGGATCCTCGCGATGATCAGTGATCTCTAATGGAAATTGATAAAATAGAAAAAGTACACTCGATTGGATACCGCCTAAAGGATGCTAAATTCACTGTAAATCAGGACTTCAAGTTTGATGTTGCAGGTATGAAGATGGAAGGAAAACAGGGCGAAGTAAACAATATGCCTCAATGGGTGGGTAAAATTTTGGCAGATAATAACTTGGGACTACTTGATTCACCTGATATGATTACTGAACTAAAACAAGCATTATCAAAAGAAAAAATGGTTGGAGAATATCAAATATCTACACTTGAACCTCATTTTTACATTAAGCTAAAAGAATCAATGAAAGAATTGAATCGAGATGATTTTGACAAAGTTGAAAGTATGATGCTAGAATTGTTTAGGATGAGAAGAGGAAAATTAGTAAAGTTAGCTGACTCTATCAAATTAAACTCTGATTTGTACAACAAGCTAACTGTTGAGGAAGTAATTTTCTATAAAACCATATATGAAAACAGCATAGAGTTTGAAAATCAAATAAAGGGTGATAATAATGAGTAGTGCTCAAACTAGTACATATACTGATTCTGCTCTTTCTGACAAGGTAAAAGAATTCTTAACTCGATTCAAAGATAACACTGGTGGGTACAAGTATGTACAGGCAATCGATGAGATGATGCCTAAGAATTCTAAATTCATTATTGTTGATTACAATGATTTGATTATTGAACCAGAAATCATATCTATATTTTCAGAAAATCCTGATAGAATATTTGATGCGTTCTCACGAGCAATCAAAGAAGCATTACAAACAAGATTTCCTGATTATGCTGAAAAAATTAAAGATGAAGTTCGTGTTAGACTAGTCAATTATCCTTCTGAAAGAAGTCTTAGACAAATCAATGCTGAAACAATTGGTTCTATTACTAGTGTATCTGGGATGGTAGTAAGGGCTTCTGAAGTTAAACCTCTTGCAAAAGAGTTGATCTTTGTTTGTCCTGATGAGCATCAAACTAAAGTAGTTCAGATTAAAGGAATGGATGTTAAAGTTCCAATTGTATGTGATAATCCAAATTGTAAACAAAGAGATTTTGAGTTAAAACCTGAGGCAAGTAAATTCATTGATTTTCAGATTCTAAGACTGCAAGAACTTCCTGAAGATTTACCTCCTGGACAACTTCCTCACTATATTGATGTCACAATCAGGCAGGATTTGGTAGATAATGCTAGGCCTGGAGATAGAATTGTTCTTACAGGAGTAGTTCGTGTGGAACAAGAATCTGTTACTGGTGTAACTCGTGGACATAGCGGATTGTATAGGTTAAGAATTGAGGGAAATAATATTGAATTCTTGGGTGGACGTGGTTCTAAAACCTCAAGAAAAATTGAAAGAGAAGAAATTTCTCCTGAAGAAGAAAAAATGATCAAAGCATTATCTGCAAGTCCTGATGTTTATCAAAGACTAATTGATTCATTTGCCCCTCATATTCAAGGACAATCTTTAATCAAAGAAGCAATTTTGTTACTAATTGTAGGCTCTAATCAAAGATCATTAGGTGATGGCAGCAAAATTAGAGGAGACATTAACGTATTTCTTGTTGGTGATCCTGGTACTGCAAAAAGTGAGATGTTAAAATTCTGTTCTAGAATTGCACCACGTGGTTTGTATACTTCTGGTAGAGGTTCAACTGCTGCAGGACTTACAGCTGCAGTTGTAAGAGACAAAACCGGAATTATGATGTTGGAAGCTGGTGCAGTTGTTCTTGGTGATCAAGGGCTTGTAAGCATAGACGAATTTGATAAGATGAAGCCTGAAGATAGAAGTGCACTACACGAAGTTATGGAACAGCAATCTGCAAGTATTGCAAAAGGTGGTATTGTTGCAACTCTAAATGCAAGAACATCTATTTTAGCTGCTGCAAACCCAATGTATGGAAAATATGATCCATTCAAAAACATCACAGAAAATGTAAACTTACCCATTCCTCTTTTGACAAGATTTGACTTGATCTTTGTTGTAAGGGATATCCCAACTAAAGAAAAAGATGAAAAGATTGCAAGGCACATAATAGAACTACATACTCCTCAAGGTACTGACAAAAGATCTGTAGTAGATGTTGATTTGCTTACAAAATACCTTTCATATGCTAAACGTGGAACTCCTGATCTCACAAAGGAAGCAGAACAAAAAATTCTTGATTATTACCTCCAAATGAGAAATGTTGAATCTGAGGAAATGATTACAGTTACTCCTAGACAACTAGAGGGCATCATTAGACTCTCTACTGCTAGAGCAAGATTACTCATGAAAGACAAGGTTGAAGAAGAAGATGCTGAGCGTGCAATATTTCTGATTCAAAGTATGCTTCAAGATGCTGGTGTTGATGTAAATACCGGAAAGGTTGATCTTGGTGTCTTACAAGGAAAGCCTAGAAGTGAGGTATCGAAAATGCAACTATTCATGGATGTCTTAAAAGGTCTTGAAGGTGACAATAAAATTCCAGTTGAAGAAAGGGCTTTTGTCAAAGAACTTGAAAAGAGTGAAAAGTTCACTGAAGAAGAGGCGAGAAATTACATTAGAAGAATGCTTAGAGAAGCATCTATTTATGAATCAAAACCCGGTCACTATAACCGAGTATGAAAATAGAAAAACTACAACTTCCAGAATCTGCAATTGAATTTTTAAAATCACAGGGTTTTGAAAAACTATATCCGCCACAGGCTGACAGCATAAAGTCTGGATTACTTGATGGTAAAAGCGTACTAGTATCTGCTCCTACTGCAAGTGGAAAAACACTGATTGCAATGCTTGGAATGATGAGTTACCTTTCTAAAAATAAAGGTAAAGTAATCTATCTTAGCCCTTTGAGAGCATTAGCTGCTGAAAAACTTTCTGAATTTAAAAAATTGGAAAAAATTGCATTAGGAAATAAAATTAAAGTTGGGATTTCCACCGGCGATTTTGAAAATATCGAAAAAAATCTAGAAAAAAATAATATTTTAATTTTAACTAATGAAAAAATGGATTCTATAATTAGACATGGTGCTGAATGGATTGATGAAATTGGTTTAGTGATTGCTGATGAGGTTCATCTAATTGGTGATGAAAATAGAGGTCCTACATTAGAAATGATCCTAACACAACTAAAATTATTAGAAACAAAACCTCAGATTGTTGGTCTTAGTGCAACTATAACAAATTCCGATGAGATTGCAAACTGGCTTGGATGTACTTTGGTGGAAAATGATTGGAGACCTGTCCCTCTCTCTGAAGGGGTTTGTGATGCTGGAGAAGTAACTATGGCTGACGGTACAACCTTTGAAGTTGAGCGCAGTATTAGGGGAACACCTATTGATTTAGGCGTACAATCCGTTAAAGATGGAGGACAATCACTAGTTTTTGCTGAAACTAGAACTCGTTCAAAATCTCTTGCAACAAAGGCATCTGATGCAATATCTCAAATCTTAGAAAAAAAGATATGAATCAGTTAGAAAAAACATCAAAGAAAATTCTATCTGAAAATGAACATACCGAATTGGTCAAGACATTGGCACTTTTAGTGAAAAAAGGAGTTGCATTTCACCATGCCGGACTAAATCAAAACTGTAGAGAAATAATAGAGACAGAATTT
This window encodes:
- a CDS encoding 4Fe-4S dicluster domain-containing protein is translated as MPIAENFPEGLKPLGKISDNDGHFHIMWGPGRSDAEAFSDADVKAAYEARGEEQVPLGVSGTMVAVDWDSCVADGACIEACPVQVFQWYRTEKDIPAKDVVGQTFEGTGSSVKDERKDMTDKADPIREHDCIWCMACVSVCPPQAIKVDQSNVEKHENAAKTL
- a CDS encoding 4Fe-4S dicluster domain-containing protein; its protein translation is MPIDEKFVENLEVVGKTSHSDGENKHFIWGKGRTDGEAFSDENVKAAYEARGEEQVPLGIHGTTVAVDWDSCVAAGSCMSVCPVQTFQWYRTEKDIPAKDVLNATFDGTGLTEQDERLDYTDKSMPIREHDCTQCMACQEACPTHAILIEPSYLEYHEKADGSYVKMESGSKNPHAHD
- a CDS encoding DedA family protein; this translates as MEPFDSFIVFITEFLGEHLYEGIFIAALIETIVPPIPTLAVFPTAGFLASQQGIPLVGVIPMIILGAIGATLGTSSIYLIALKLGRIVLLRYLKHFRISEKKLIRVENWFAKYGDKAVFLGRMVPVMREMISVPAGLLKMKIPKFVLYTFAGSCIWSTGTILSGYYFGEAMGLATTLTP
- a CDS encoding DUF1059 domain-containing protein; its protein translation is MTKTISCSDAGKDCGWSASAESEAELMTKVTEHVLAEHKEIELNAESISSIKSLIKEV
- a CDS encoding minichromosome maintenance protein MCM, which gives rise to MSSAQTSTYTDSALSDKVKEFLTRFKDNTGGYKYVQAIDEMMPKNSKFIIVDYNDLIIEPEIISIFSENPDRIFDAFSRAIKEALQTRFPDYAEKIKDEVRVRLVNYPSERSLRQINAETIGSITSVSGMVVRASEVKPLAKELIFVCPDEHQTKVVQIKGMDVKVPIVCDNPNCKQRDFELKPEASKFIDFQILRLQELPEDLPPGQLPHYIDVTIRQDLVDNARPGDRIVLTGVVRVEQESVTGVTRGHSGLYRLRIEGNNIEFLGGRGSKTSRKIEREEISPEEEKMIKALSASPDVYQRLIDSFAPHIQGQSLIKEAILLLIVGSNQRSLGDGSKIRGDINVFLVGDPGTAKSEMLKFCSRIAPRGLYTSGRGSTAAGLTAAVVRDKTGIMMLEAGAVVLGDQGLVSIDEFDKMKPEDRSALHEVMEQQSASIAKGGIVATLNARTSILAAANPMYGKYDPFKNITENVNLPIPLLTRFDLIFVVRDIPTKEKDEKIARHIIELHTPQGTDKRSVVDVDLLTKYLSYAKRGTPDLTKEAEQKILDYYLQMRNVESEEMITVTPRQLEGIIRLSTARARLLMKDKVEEEDAERAIFLIQSMLQDAGVDVNTGKVDLGVLQGKPRSEVSKMQLFMDVLKGLEGDNKIPVEERAFVKELEKSEKFTEEEARNYIRRMLREASIYESKPGHYNRV
- a CDS encoding DEAD/DEAH box helicase, producing the protein MKIEKLQLPESAIEFLKSQGFEKLYPPQADSIKSGLLDGKSVLVSAPTASGKTLIAMLGMMSYLSKNKGKVIYLSPLRALAAEKLSEFKKLEKIALGNKIKVGISTGDFENIEKNLEKNNILILTNEKMDSIIRHGAEWIDEIGLVIADEVHLIGDENRGPTLEMILTQLKLLETKPQIVGLSATITNSDEIANWLGCTLVENDWRPVPLSEGVCDAGEVTMADGTTFEVERSIRGTPIDLGVQSVKDGGQSLVFAETRTRSKSLATKASDAISQILEKKI
- a CDS encoding translation initiation factor IF-6; this translates as MDIIKFDVYRGPNIGVYISVNDSIILLPMGFAKTKAEKISKYLGVEYLFTSIANTRLIGALCVMNNKGILLPKTAYQNEYDFLKKETDLEIGVLDSKLTALGNVICANDKGAVVSPWLSKEDCQTISDVLGVETIQKKIAGFNQTGVVLVANNSGAAIHPEADEEDMKTFSNLLGVKIEQSSINNGIPYVSSGILANNNCIVVGSLTTGPEIMMLTRAFLN
- the hisS gene encoding histidine--tRNA ligase, which codes for MDLPRGMKDFEAIENSNIEHIRNHFKKLSNLYGFSFMEPSVLESLSTLETKSGPAIRDEIYYFKDKGDREVALRFDFTMGLTRYATAQKSIKLPAKFSAFGGVFRYDEPQKGRYRYFHQWDVEIYGKKTLESEAEIIELTSRLFDSLLLKDIVIDINHRNLVESYINKIFETTDSEKIADILRAIDKIAKKSKDEILTEFTKKGYDTAKLEKIIEFSQIKGTIAEVEKIFDTEQLESWNELKQLFESLENRGVSNVRINFGIVRGLDYYSGIVFEVFDKNSKLGALAGGGRYDTLTKAFGRDDIGATGVAGGVERIILTMQEQKIIPEVSQNRIAVVYINEDMQKVAHSITSLLRLNNIPADIDLAGRNIKKQMDNAGNARYSIIVGPQELENGNVVLHDMRDGKEGTISLEKLTEDPNSVLSLEKP
- a CDS encoding replication factor C small subunit, with translation MTATGMWVEKYRPMKLSEIVNQTEIIGSLEALIKDPTDMPHLLFSGSAGVGKTTTALCISRQILGDFAKDYTLELNASDERGIGMVREKVKKFSRYAGMADVPFKIIILDEADEMTSDAQTALRRIIEDTAKICRFILIANNISKIIDPIQSRCATFKFTSVPEEDVIKRLEEIAKKEKVKADKKGLKAIYEYSEGDLRHAINLMQATASLGAISEENVKASAGLTKTTDVDEVLKIALSGKIPEAREKMIELIKVYGMSESDFLKYLNSAVFKSKHDKLSDILEIIAKYDYRILVGSNSEIQLSAMLAELGKIES